Proteins co-encoded in one Candidatus Kapaibacterium sp. genomic window:
- a CDS encoding YfiM family protein: MLTFGGYPRVTLAGGLQTVSGSPNLQTLAALGTIYAGTMVALHIIQHNAWWKVPGPFQVVEDWNYALQVDKAGHIYGGYLMSYLWGEFLLAAGVELPTAVRWGTLLGLLYQTYVEVEDGFSRDWGFSPTDALANFIGAYWYLAQHYWKPLQAFQPRWQYIPAQWAGDLPRRHSGTFIDDYNSSTFWLSINLHQLLPEHWRRYYPAWLMLSFGYGARNVDTELPKQRRIIVGLDYNLYALLPEGPPLWNWLRQSFSMIKLPAPAIEFGPHPPRFALLYPFRLRLGALRL; encoded by the coding sequence ATGCTAACCTTCGGAGGGTATCCGCGAGTGACGTTAGCTGGCGGTCTCCAGACCGTTTCTGGCTCCCCAAATCTGCAGACACTAGCGGCGTTAGGCACAATCTACGCCGGCACCATGGTGGCACTCCACATCATCCAGCACAACGCGTGGTGGAAGGTGCCGGGCCCATTCCAGGTGGTAGAGGACTGGAACTACGCCCTCCAGGTCGACAAGGCAGGGCACATCTACGGCGGGTACTTGATGTCGTACCTATGGGGGGAATTCCTCCTAGCAGCCGGAGTAGAGCTGCCAACGGCTGTCCGATGGGGAACGCTTCTGGGATTGCTCTACCAGACGTACGTGGAAGTTGAAGATGGCTTCAGCCGGGATTGGGGCTTCAGCCCCACGGACGCCCTTGCCAACTTCATTGGGGCCTACTGGTACCTAGCCCAACACTACTGGAAGCCCCTCCAAGCCTTTCAACCACGCTGGCAGTACATTCCTGCCCAATGGGCTGGTGACTTACCCCGACGCCATAGCGGCACCTTCATTGACGACTACAACAGCTCCACGTTCTGGCTCTCTATCAATCTGCACCAGCTCTTGCCGGAGCACTGGCGGCGGTACTATCCAGCATGGCTCATGCTGAGCTTCGGCTACGGCGCCCGAAACGTTGACACCGAACTCCCCAAGCAACGCCGAATCATTGTCGGCCTAGACTACAACCTCTATGCCCTCCTCCCCGAGGGCCCACCACTGTGGAACTGGCTGCGACAGAGCTTCTCTATGATTAAACTGCCAGCACCAGCGATCGAGTTCGGGCCTCACCCACCGCGATTTGCGCTGCTCTACCCCTTCCGTCTCCGGCTCGGTGCGCTCCGTCTGTAG
- the nuoE gene encoding NADH-quinone oxidoreductase subunit NuoE translates to MAELFTPAELEEVERIKSLYPEPQAALLPVLWMVQRKYGWISLENIRAVAELLRLPYAHVLGVVRFYTMFHTEPVGRYHIQVCTNVSCMLRGGERVLEYISEKLGIRHKERTADGLFSLEEVECMGACGGAPMIAINEDYYENITLEQVDHLLERLRRESTAESRHESLPNGLPNEELAP, encoded by the coding sequence ATGGCAGAACTCTTTACGCCTGCTGAGCTGGAAGAGGTGGAACGAATCAAATCGCTCTATCCGGAGCCACAGGCCGCTCTGCTGCCTGTGCTCTGGATGGTCCAGCGAAAGTACGGCTGGATTTCGCTGGAGAACATCCGAGCGGTAGCCGAACTCCTACGCCTCCCATATGCCCACGTACTCGGTGTCGTGCGTTTCTACACGATGTTCCACACCGAGCCAGTCGGACGGTACCACATCCAGGTATGCACGAACGTTTCGTGCATGCTCCGCGGCGGGGAGCGTGTGCTGGAGTACATCTCCGAGAAACTCGGTATCCGGCACAAGGAGCGTACGGCCGATGGCCTCTTCTCGCTGGAAGAGGTAGAATGCATGGGCGCCTGCGGCGGTGCCCCGATGATCGCAATCAACGAGGACTACTACGAGAACATCACGCTAGAGCAGGTAGACCACCTGCTGGAACGCCTTCGACGAGAGAGCACAGCCGAAAGCAGGCATGAGAGTTTACCAAACGGACTCCCCAATGAAGAACTCGCGCCGTGA
- a CDS encoding Rieske 2Fe-2S domain-containing protein, whose amino-acid sequence MKNSRRDFLRRLAALTAAAAAGVPATARLLPELLGPDRRPCGRLRIRLSDYPALQSVNGSVKVNVPDATGAVPERLIITRTATDTFAAVDDICTHAGCLVNVYQASLRALPCPCHGSLFHPTGEVIRGPATRPLRSFQTFYEAGSDFVEVEIPGYTSVPEPSTAFELTVAPNPATEFITVSGTLRESAVLSFRILSTRGQTVVEWQQWLPAGPFSLRYPLNGFAPGTYWLHVSGRSVPSVVQPFSVIR is encoded by the coding sequence ATGAAGAACTCGCGCCGTGACTTCCTCCGTCGATTAGCAGCTCTCACAGCTGCGGCTGCTGCTGGGGTACCAGCAACGGCACGACTCTTACCAGAGCTACTAGGACCTGATCGCCGACCCTGCGGGCGGCTCCGCATCCGCTTGAGCGACTACCCTGCACTCCAAAGTGTGAACGGCTCGGTGAAAGTCAACGTTCCCGATGCTACTGGTGCCGTTCCCGAGCGGCTCATCATCACCCGAACTGCCACAGACACCTTCGCGGCTGTAGATGACATCTGCACGCATGCCGGTTGCCTTGTCAATGTCTACCAGGCATCGCTCAGAGCGCTACCGTGCCCCTGCCACGGCTCACTCTTCCATCCGACGGGTGAGGTCATCCGCGGTCCAGCAACTCGTCCGCTACGGAGCTTCCAGACCTTCTATGAGGCCGGTAGCGACTTCGTGGAGGTAGAAATCCCAGGCTACACGTCTGTCCCGGAGCCTAGCACTGCCTTCGAGCTGACAGTCGCTCCCAACCCGGCAACGGAGTTCATTACCGTCTCCGGCACTCTGAGGGAGAGTGCCGTCCTGTCCTTCCGTATCCTCTCTACCCGAGGGCAGACAGTTGTGGAATGGCAACAATGGCTGCCAGCAGGTCCATTTAGCCTTCGGTATCCCCTTAACGGCTTCGCTCCTGGAACTTACTGGCTGCATGTCTCTGGCCGTTCTGTTCCGAGTGTTGTACAGCCCTTCTCTGTGATCCGCTGA
- a CDS encoding ethylbenzene dehydrogenase-related protein produces MRRCRLGFLPISLLVLFGLSLWGCETPDVGEFGSDAPLEVTPREVDFRNVRVGQTAELWLRIRNRADSAIVLAPSITGADKNAFSIARQPSGALRPGQSDSLLLRFSPTEARVYQATLLLGGDNPLNIPLRGTGTTGDRMELLAVVASTPPEIDGSASDAVWNAAPPLHLQLFQVEPTANDPRTLSATLRAAVDNEFLYLLVEVADPTPHETPNIFRFRGGDPASDANWTLTTEGQDGLGFIFPIGDPQSVRGDRLGETFATIGCAVACHPTATTNAYEGGSYPTYGRIDLWYWKAGTTNPQGYADDYIAEGRDGTTFPEERRGDVGNAFEEPNYPPRGAGPLLPISMAGGDNGGLDRRRFLWQATSVPFNPRAPNPATGRPWAAGDVVPGWTLRGQEHPFSSRGDIQARGRHASGRWTIELRRRLSTGKSDDASFDRGRSVPFSLAYFDNTRKYAVFEYLNLTSAPRPGHFGPNPPVIWLHLP; encoded by the coding sequence ATGCGGAGGTGCCGTCTCGGTTTCTTGCCTATCTCGCTCCTTGTTCTGTTTGGCCTCTCGCTATGGGGATGCGAGACTCCAGACGTTGGGGAATTCGGCAGTGATGCACCACTGGAAGTGACACCACGAGAGGTCGACTTCAGAAATGTACGCGTAGGGCAGACAGCCGAACTATGGCTCCGCATCCGTAATCGAGCAGATTCAGCCATTGTCTTGGCTCCTTCCATCACCGGAGCTGATAAAAATGCCTTCAGCATTGCGCGACAACCCAGCGGAGCACTCCGCCCCGGCCAGAGTGATAGTCTGCTACTCCGCTTCTCCCCAACCGAAGCCCGTGTGTACCAGGCAACACTCCTCCTTGGCGGGGACAATCCCTTGAACATCCCCTTGCGCGGGACTGGTACAACAGGAGACCGAATGGAGCTCTTGGCTGTCGTTGCCTCAACACCGCCGGAGATCGACGGCTCCGCCTCCGACGCTGTCTGGAATGCAGCTCCACCGCTCCACCTCCAGCTCTTCCAGGTAGAGCCTACGGCCAACGATCCTCGGACTCTCTCGGCAACACTGCGAGCTGCCGTGGACAACGAGTTCCTGTACCTACTCGTGGAAGTTGCCGATCCAACCCCTCACGAAACTCCCAACATCTTCCGCTTCCGCGGTGGGGACCCTGCCTCCGACGCGAATTGGACGCTGACCACAGAGGGGCAAGATGGTCTCGGCTTCATCTTCCCGATTGGAGACCCGCAAAGCGTTCGAGGTGACAGACTTGGAGAGACCTTCGCTACCATCGGCTGTGCTGTCGCCTGCCATCCTACCGCCACTACGAACGCTTACGAAGGCGGCAGCTACCCAACCTATGGGCGGATTGACCTCTGGTACTGGAAGGCGGGGACTACAAACCCCCAGGGCTACGCTGACGACTACATTGCCGAAGGGCGCGATGGGACGACATTCCCTGAGGAGCGCCGTGGTGATGTAGGAAATGCGTTTGAAGAGCCCAACTATCCACCACGCGGAGCCGGTCCGCTCCTACCTATCAGCATGGCTGGCGGAGACAACGGCGGATTGGACCGACGCCGCTTCCTGTGGCAGGCTACCTCTGTACCCTTCAACCCCCGAGCTCCGAACCCAGCAACTGGTCGACCCTGGGCTGCCGGCGATGTAGTTCCAGGCTGGACCCTTCGAGGCCAAGAGCATCCCTTCTCCAGCCGTGGTGACATCCAGGCCCGCGGACGCCACGCGAGTGGCCGTTGGACCATTGAACTACGGCGCCGGCTCTCCACCGGGAAGAGTGACGATGCCTCGTTTGACCGCGGGCGCTCCGTTCCCTTCAGCCTGGCGTACTTCGACAACACGCGCAAGTATGCCGTCTTTGAATACCTCAACCTCACCTCGGCCCCTCGCCCAGGCCACTTTGGCCCTAATCCTCCGGTCATTTGGCTACACTTGCCATAA